One genomic segment of Kocuria rhizophila DC2201 includes these proteins:
- a CDS encoding ABC transporter substrate-binding protein, with the protein MKRLLPVAAAATTAALLLTGCGSGGEQSGDGKEAKKVTVGISQFVEHPSLDAAREGFVEGLKEGGYTEGENLTLDVQNASGDQATATNIASNFASSKDDLVLGIATPSAQSLAQAVTDKPVLFTAVTDPVDAGLVNSQDAPGGNVTGTTDMNPVADQIKLVKQLKPSAKSVGIIYSSGETNSQIQVDEAKKAAQAEGLKVVEKTVTTTAEVAQAAESFDTDAIYVPTDNKVVAGLEAVISAAESKKIPLIAGEGDSVERGALATQGLNYKDLGKQTGAMAVKILKDGAKPGEMAVESQKDTKLILNAKAAKAMGVEIPQSLRDKADQVIE; encoded by the coding sequence ATGAAGCGTCTACTCCCGGTCGCCGCGGCGGCCACGACGGCCGCCCTGCTGCTCACCGGCTGCGGCTCCGGCGGCGAGCAGTCCGGAGACGGCAAGGAGGCCAAGAAGGTCACTGTGGGCATCTCGCAGTTCGTGGAGCACCCCTCTCTCGACGCCGCCCGTGAGGGCTTCGTGGAGGGCCTCAAGGAGGGCGGCTACACCGAGGGCGAGAACCTCACCCTGGACGTGCAGAACGCCTCCGGGGACCAGGCCACCGCCACCAACATCGCGTCCAACTTCGCGTCCTCCAAGGACGACCTCGTGCTGGGCATCGCCACCCCCTCCGCGCAGTCGCTGGCCCAGGCCGTGACGGACAAGCCCGTGCTGTTCACCGCGGTCACCGACCCCGTGGACGCCGGGCTCGTGAACTCCCAGGACGCCCCGGGCGGCAACGTCACCGGCACCACGGACATGAACCCCGTGGCGGACCAGATCAAGCTCGTCAAGCAGCTCAAGCCGAGCGCCAAGTCCGTGGGAATCATCTACAGCTCCGGCGAGACCAACTCCCAGATCCAGGTGGACGAGGCCAAGAAGGCCGCCCAGGCCGAGGGTCTGAAGGTCGTGGAGAAGACCGTGACCACCACGGCGGAGGTCGCCCAGGCCGCGGAGTCCTTCGACACCGACGCCATCTACGTGCCCACCGACAACAAGGTGGTGGCGGGTCTGGAGGCCGTGATCTCCGCCGCCGAGTCCAAGAAGATCCCGCTCATCGCGGGCGAGGGCGACTCCGTGGAGCGCGGCGCACTGGCCACCCAGGGTCTCAACTACAAGGACCTCGGCAAGCAGACCGGTGCCATGGCCGTGAAGATCCTCAAGGACGGCGCCAAGCCCGGTGAGATGGCCGTGGAGTCCCAGAAGGACACCAAGCTGATCCTCAACGCCAAGGCCGCCAAGGCCATGGGCGTGGAGATCCCGCAGAGCCTGCGGGACAAGGCCGACCAGGTCATCGAGTAG
- a CDS encoding ABC transporter permease codes for MIAGIELGLIYAVMALGVYLTFRVLDFPDLTVDQSFTSGAATAAMVILHGGSPWVATVVGFVVGGLAGLITALLHTKARINGLLAGILTMTALYSINLRLMGGKANLALLREDTVFTPLREAGLQGTVAGVLLLLLGVLLVKVVLDWFLYTDAGLAMQATGDNPEMIRSFGVNTDAQKILGLCLSNALVGLAGALIAQYQGFADIGMGIGMIVVGLASVILGQGIFGHRTVVVATLAVILGSVLYRLVITVALQAGLNPSDMKLISAVLVVVALVLPQMAVFKRWKRRRTLKAAQEVQADVGSATEHPVTASIATTSAGKGA; via the coding sequence GTGATTGCTGGAATCGAACTCGGGCTGATCTACGCCGTGATGGCCCTGGGGGTGTACCTCACGTTCCGCGTGCTGGACTTCCCGGACCTCACGGTGGACCAGTCCTTCACGAGCGGGGCCGCCACCGCGGCCATGGTGATCCTGCACGGCGGCAGCCCCTGGGTGGCCACCGTGGTGGGCTTCGTGGTCGGCGGTCTCGCCGGGCTGATCACGGCGCTGCTGCACACCAAGGCGCGCATCAACGGGCTGCTCGCGGGCATCCTGACCATGACGGCGCTGTACTCGATCAACCTCCGGCTGATGGGCGGCAAGGCCAACCTCGCGCTGCTGCGCGAGGACACCGTCTTCACGCCGCTGCGCGAGGCCGGGCTGCAGGGCACCGTGGCGGGCGTGCTGCTCCTGCTGCTGGGCGTGCTGCTGGTGAAGGTGGTGCTGGACTGGTTCCTGTACACGGACGCCGGTCTGGCCATGCAGGCCACGGGCGACAACCCGGAGATGATCCGCTCCTTCGGCGTCAACACGGACGCGCAGAAGATCCTGGGACTGTGCCTGTCCAACGCCCTCGTGGGGCTGGCGGGTGCGCTGATCGCGCAGTACCAGGGCTTCGCGGACATCGGCATGGGCATCGGCATGATCGTGGTGGGCCTCGCCTCCGTGATCCTGGGCCAGGGCATCTTCGGCCACCGCACGGTGGTGGTGGCCACCCTCGCGGTGATCCTGGGCTCCGTGCTGTACCGCCTGGTCATCACGGTGGCGCTGCAGGCGGGGCTGAACCCCTCGGACATGAAGCTGATCTCCGCCGTGCTCGTGGTGGTGGCGCTCGTGCTGCCGCAGATGGCCGTGTTCAAGCGCTGGAAGCGACGCCGCACCCTCAAGGCGGCGCAGGAGGTGCAGGCGGACGTGGGCAGTGCCACCGAGCACCCCGTGACCGCGAGCATCGCCACCACGTCCGCCGGAAAGGGTGCGTGA
- a CDS encoding ABC transporter ATP-binding protein, with product MLSVTDVRKTFFAGTVNERVALNGVSLTVNEGDFVTVIGSNGAGKSTLLNTVSGTIIPDSGEIRVGERVVTRLPEHRKARWISRVFQDPMKGSSPTLTIEQNMAIAQRRGRSRGLARGVTRARREEFKRELQTLELGLENRLGAKVGLLSGGQRQALSLLMATFSAPEILLLDEHTAALDPQRAQHVTEITERIVSERHLTTLMVTHNMEQALRLGNRLIMMHEGRILFELDARQKAEATVADLLAEFRKLQAATGEPALDDATLLETARSAAPAAAPSRGVPAGGAPTGGSSAAEVAPEGQ from the coding sequence ATGCTGAGTGTCACAGACGTCCGCAAGACCTTCTTCGCGGGCACCGTCAACGAGCGCGTGGCCCTCAACGGGGTGAGCCTCACCGTGAACGAGGGGGACTTCGTCACGGTGATCGGCTCCAACGGGGCGGGCAAGTCCACCCTGCTGAACACGGTGTCCGGGACGATCATCCCGGACAGCGGGGAGATCCGGGTGGGGGAGCGGGTGGTCACCCGGCTGCCCGAGCACCGCAAGGCCAGGTGGATCTCGCGCGTGTTCCAGGACCCCATGAAGGGCTCCTCGCCCACGCTGACCATCGAGCAGAACATGGCGATCGCGCAGCGCCGTGGCCGGTCCCGTGGACTCGCGCGCGGTGTCACCCGCGCCAGGCGCGAGGAGTTCAAGCGGGAGCTGCAGACCCTCGAGCTGGGTCTGGAGAACCGGTTGGGCGCCAAGGTGGGGCTGCTCTCGGGCGGTCAGCGCCAGGCGCTGTCCCTGCTGATGGCCACGTTCTCGGCCCCGGAGATCCTGCTGCTCGACGAGCACACGGCCGCGCTGGACCCCCAGCGGGCCCAGCACGTCACGGAGATCACCGAGCGGATCGTCAGCGAGCGCCACCTGACCACGCTCATGGTCACGCACAACATGGAGCAGGCCCTGCGCCTGGGCAACCGGCTCATCATGATGCACGAGGGCCGGATCCTCTTCGAGCTGGACGCCCGGCAGAAGGCAGAGGCCACCGTGGCGGACCTGCTGGCGGAGTTCCGCAAGCTGCAGGCGGCTACGGGCGAACCGGCACTGGATGACGCTACGCTTCTGGAAACAGCTCGCAGCGCCGCACCGGCGGCCGCCCCCTCCCGGGGCGTCCCCGCCGGCGGTGCTCCCACGGGTGGCTCCTCCGCTGCGGAGGTGGCACCGGAAGGCCAGTGA
- a CDS encoding DUF1345 domain-containing protein, whose amino-acid sequence MKSHINRKVFFSMMVGIAVAVVAALLGAAAEIIGLLGWICAGLTFLFWAWVRYWRADAHTTRAIAREEGKARRVVDALIVGATVVSLVAVVFGLLRSQQTDVVGTLSGVLALVSVVVSWALINTVYAFKLARLYYHDEKHEFTFEQRQDPTYSDFAFVSFMVGMTYTFDAKLSSTEMRRVAFGYSLLAYAFGTFVIAVALNLVTSLGQSG is encoded by the coding sequence GTGAAATCGCACATCAATCGCAAGGTTTTCTTCTCCATGATGGTGGGGATCGCGGTCGCGGTCGTGGCCGCCTTATTGGGGGCTGCGGCCGAGATCATCGGGTTGCTCGGCTGGATCTGTGCCGGCCTCACGTTCCTGTTCTGGGCGTGGGTCCGGTATTGGCGGGCCGATGCGCACACCACGCGTGCTATCGCCCGGGAGGAGGGAAAAGCCCGGCGAGTTGTGGACGCGCTGATCGTAGGCGCCACCGTGGTCAGTCTCGTAGCCGTCGTGTTCGGCCTGCTCCGATCGCAGCAGACCGACGTGGTCGGTACCCTTTCGGGGGTCCTGGCGCTGGTCTCGGTGGTGGTTTCCTGGGCGCTGATCAACACGGTCTACGCGTTCAAGCTAGCGAGGCTGTACTACCATGATGAGAAACACGAGTTCACTTTCGAGCAACGACAGGACCCGACCTACAGCGACTTCGCTTTCGTGTCCTTCATGGTGGGGATGACCTACACCTTCGACGCCAAACTGTCCTCGACCGAGATGCGTCGAGTGGCTTTTGGGTACTCCTTGCTGGCCTACGCCTTCGGCACGTTCGTCATCGCTGTGGCCCTTAACCTCGTGACCAGCCTCGGGCAATCCGGGTAG